A window of Nocardiopsis sp. Huas11 genomic DNA:
CACCACATGCACGATCCCGGCTTCCCAGTCCTGGCGCACCTTGGCCAGACGGTCTTCGAGGACCGTCAGGCGGCGGGACTTGGCGTGCCATTCGCGCCGCGACCGGTACCCGCCCGGGGCGCGTTTGGTGCCCTTCTCCCCCAAGGGGAGGGAGAGCCGGTGCTCCAGCATCCGGATACCCGCTTGGAGCTTGTGCAGGTGAGCGGCCTGGCTGCGGCGGGCCAGCGCCCACTGGTCGTGGCTGGCCTTGGTGATCGACCCCGCCCACCGCGACGACGACCTCGCGGTCAACTCGCGTTTACGCACCGCCCAGGTCCCAGCGTCATGGTCGCGGCCCTGACGGCACCGGGTCGCCAGATCGCCAGAGGCCAGCGACCCCAGATGGGCACCCACCGAACGCAGAACCTGCTCATCGGCGGGGGTGAGGTGTTGGAGCCGGTCACGCACCGCCACCCCGGACGGGCCCGGAACCACAGAAGAGGGCTCGATGGGCCGCAACCGTGTCGTGCCACGCTTGGCCACCGACTCCACCTCCCGAACGTGGCCTGGTACGTGTGTTCGATCTCAGAAGCTAGCAGCGCGGGCGGGGTCGTGTCCGGCGAACACGGAATATCGAGGACGGCGTCCCCGTCCAGGCTCGGTGCTCCGGGCACACGCACGAGCACGACCGCGAGTTCGCAACCGAGGCGCGTCCATGACCACTCATGCATGGGCAAGGACACTCATGCACACTCAACCGACAACAGTCCCCAACCCCCCACCCGGCCACCCACGGGGCGGTCGCGCTGCTCACGGAGCTGTACCGGGGGCGGTGGCGCCGGGACCTCAGACGGCGCTGTACTCGCGCGACGGAGCCTCGGTCGGGGCGTGCGCGGCGGCGCGCACGCGCACTCCGGCGTCCTCGGGGGCCAGGAGCATCGTGCGGGCCAGCCCGGCCTCGGCCTGGGCGCAGGCGCGCACCACCAACGGCGCTGTGAGGGTGAACAGCGCGCCCGCCACCATGTGGATGACGGTGGTGGCCAGGACCGGGGACTCGGGGTAGACGTGGCTGCCCAGGTCGGTGTAGCCGGGGATGGTGTACAGCGACCATCCCCAGACGGGGTAGAGCAGACCGGCCAGGCCGCCGACCCACCAGGTGACGGTGAGGACGAAGGCGGTCACCGCGACCGGGAAGCGCACGATGGCGTGCAGCGCGTCCAGCCAGCTCTGGGAGCAGGAGAGCGGGGTCAGCGCTCGGCGCAGGGGACCCGCCCCGGGGGCGGGGGAGCGGTAGGGGCGGCGCTCGACGGTCCGTCCGGCGAGGTCGGCCAGGCGGACCCGGTCGGCGTGGGCCAGGCCACGGGCGGTGTGGAGGGCGCCCACCAGGACGAACAGGCCGACGACGGCGACGGCCGAGCCCGCGCCCGCGGCGAGCCCCGCCAGGACGACGGCGAAGGAGACCACGGCCAGGGGAAAGCCCAGCAGTACGTAGCGGGTCTCGGCGGCGATGCGGGTGAAGGGGGTGTGGGTCGTGTCCATGGCACCGAAGCTACGCCTGCGGAGGCCGCACGTCGGTGCCGTACGCACGCGGAGTCGGGGTGGTGCAGGCCCCACCACCGACCCGCGCCCCGGCGGTCAGAGGCCGTTCAGGAACACGATGGCCCCGGAGTTCTCCAACGCGTCGACGACACCGGTGCGGGCCAGCCCGTTGAGGAACAGCAGCACACCGGCGATGCACAGGATCCATCCCATCGCCTCGCGGGAGCCGGACTCCACACGGGTGCGCCAGCGCTCCAGACGGGGGCGCAGGCGTTCCCCCATGACCCGGTACCCGAGGTAGAGCAGGACCGGCGGGAGCACCATCACCACGTTGTAGGCGGCGATCATGGGCACCCACGCGGAGGGAGCGAGCTCGGCGGCGGTCATGATGCCGATCGCGCCCAGGTAGGGCAGGGCGGTGCCCGCCTCCAGGAACCCGGTGGCCAGCCCCAGGGCGACCATGGCGCCCGTGCGCAGCGACTCGGGTCGGCGGCGTTCGCGGGACCTGGACGGCATGACGAAGCCGTAGGCGAACAGGCCGGCGCCCAGGACGGCCATGCCCCAGCCCATGGCGGGCCCGTCTGCCAGGCCGTTCAACGACGACAGCACCGCGCCGAGCCCGAGCATCAGGGCGAAGCCGAGCACGAAGTAGAACGCGGCGACGGTGCCGAGGAAGGCCAGCAGCGGCCGGGCGACCGAGCGCGTCCCGCTGAGCAGGACGTAGAGCGTGATCCCGATGGTGGCGGGACTGAGCGTGTCCAGCAGGGCCAGGCCCGCCACGGGCAGCAGGACTTCCCAGGGTGGCATCGCGCTCTCCTCCTTGTTTCTCACACGACTGTGCTAAATAAAATAGCACGTGTGTGTTAAAAAGGGGAGGTGCCAAAGATCGTCGATCACGAACAGCGCCGCCGGGAGCTGACCGAGGCCCTGTGGCGGGTCATCGCCGAGTCGGGCCCCGAAGCGGTGTCCATCCGCACCGTGGCCGCCGAGGCGGGCCTGTCCACGGGAGCCCTGCGCCACTACTTCCAGACCCGCGAAGAGCTCCTGGTGTTCGCCATGCGACTGGCCGAGGAGCGCGTCACCGAACGCATGATCGCGCACCAGAGCGCCCAGGACCCCGCGACGACGGTGGTCGACCAGGTGGCCGGCCTGGCCGAACAGCTCCTGCCCCTGGACGAGACCCGTCTGGCCGAGTACCGGGCGTGGGAGGCCGCCGGCATGCTCGGCGAGCGCGACACCGACCGCGAGCACCGCTGGCGCGAACAGCGCCGGCTCTACCGCCGACTCGTCGCCGGGCTCGCGAGGCTCCCCGCCGACGACCCCTCCCGGCCCCACCCCGACGCGGACGTGGAGGAGTGGTCCGAGCACCTGCACACCTACGTGGACGGTCTCGCCCTCCAGCTCGTGGTCACCCCGTCGGTGGTCGGCCCGGAGGGGGTGCGCGCCCGGCTGCGCGCCTTCCTGGTCCGCGTCGAGGCCGTGCTCGCACGTCCTGACGCCTGAGGGCCCCAGGGGCCCGCGTACGGACGAGCGCGCAGTGACCGATACTGGAGCGCGACACACCCACGGCGCAGGAGGACAGCGTGACGAGCAGCCACCACGACCAGGACCGGCCGGATCCGGCCTACCGCGACGCCGATCCCGCCGACGTCCCCGCTCTGGTGGACCTGGTCAACTCCTGCTACCGCGGCGACTCCTCCCAACAG
This region includes:
- a CDS encoding sensor domain-containing protein: MDTTHTPFTRIAAETRYVLLGFPLAVVSFAVVLAGLAAGAGSAVAVVGLFVLVGALHTARGLAHADRVRLADLAGRTVERRPYRSPAPGAGPLRRALTPLSCSQSWLDALHAIVRFPVAVTAFVLTVTWWVGGLAGLLYPVWGWSLYTIPGYTDLGSHVYPESPVLATTVIHMVAGALFTLTAPLVVRACAQAEAGLARTMLLAPEDAGVRVRAAAHAPTEAPSREYSAV
- a CDS encoding GAP family protein encodes the protein MPPWEVLLPVAGLALLDTLSPATIGITLYVLLSGTRSVARPLLAFLGTVAAFYFVLGFALMLGLGAVLSSLNGLADGPAMGWGMAVLGAGLFAYGFVMPSRSRERRRPESLRTGAMVALGLATGFLEAGTALPYLGAIGIMTAAELAPSAWVPMIAAYNVVMVLPPVLLYLGYRVMGERLRPRLERWRTRVESGSREAMGWILCIAGVLLFLNGLARTGVVDALENSGAIVFLNGL
- a CDS encoding TetR/AcrR family transcriptional regulator gives rise to the protein MPKIVDHEQRRRELTEALWRVIAESGPEAVSIRTVAAEAGLSTGALRHYFQTREELLVFAMRLAEERVTERMIAHQSAQDPATTVVDQVAGLAEQLLPLDETRLAEYRAWEAAGMLGERDTDREHRWREQRRLYRRLVAGLARLPADDPSRPHPDADVEEWSEHLHTYVDGLALQLVVTPSVVGPEGVRARLRAFLVRVEAVLARPDA